A window of Fragaria vesca subsp. vesca linkage group LG7, FraVesHawaii_1.0, whole genome shotgun sequence contains these coding sequences:
- the LOC101306270 gene encoding zinc finger protein ZAT9-like, with translation MERHKCKLCMRSFSNGRALGGHMRSHMMNLPIHQNPQGEEEDAPVHDQMLIDEIDSVSASSSSDDEEGHGEEEEEDEEGLYYGLRENPKRSIRLVDPEFSFAVESGSVVLQDRESETESSKNPTRRRSKRTRKSAMFDHLQHHDHQQLHNQYHHHHPKLNQHHQEAFNKIKLKNKIDSYANNNVEPEPVSSISDATTEEDVAFCLMMLSRDKWKKQDKQQQEEQDYQDEDVEVEYRSLDESDESEEQLIKFQRTKSSRGKYKCETCNKVFKSYQALGGHRASHKKIKAASAANPNPNRIVYKPEPDPEINHNAGSSSFVKTHECPVCFRVFSSGQALGGHKRSHVTGSAAINYTHHHTPSMKSLAKLGDNMIDLNLPAPVDDDEMSQIELSAVSDAEFVNPIRR, from the coding sequence ATGGAGAGGCACAAGTGTAAGCTTTGCATGAGGAGCTTTTCTAATGGCAGAGCTTTAGGGGGTCACATGAGGTCTCACATGATGAACCTTCCGATTCATCAGAATCCACAAGGGGAGGAGGAAGATGCGCCAGTACATGATCAAATGCTCATTGATGAAATAGACTCAGTTTCAGCTTCTTCTTCTTCTGATGATGAAGAAGGGCATGGAGAAGAGGAAGAGGAAGATGAGGAAGGTTTGTATTACGGGCTTAGAGAGAATCCGAAGAGGAGCATTCGGTTAGTAGATCCTGAGTTTTCTTTTGCTGTTGAGTCTGGGTCTGTTGTTCTTCAGGACAGAGAGAGTGAGACCGAGTCGTCCAAGAACCCAACTCGGAGACGATCCAAGCGGACTCGGAAATCAGCCATGTTTGATCATCTTCAACATCACGATCATCAACAACTTCATAATCAATACCACCATCATCATCCAAAGCTTAATCAACATCACCAAGAAGCATTCAACAAAATTAAGCTGAAAAACAAGATAGATTCTTATGCTAATAATAATGTAGAGCCCGAACCGGTGAGTTCAATTTCTGATGCCACAACAGAGGAAGATGTAGCATTTTGTCTCATGATGTTATCCAGGGACAAATGGAAAAAACAAGACAAACAGCAACAAGAGGAACAAGATTATCAAGACGAGGATGTTGAAGTTGAATATAGATCTTTGGACGAAAGTGACGAATCCGAGGAGCAACTGATCAAGTTTCAAAGAACAAAAAGTAGTAGGGGAAAGTACAAGTGCGAAACTTGCAACAAAGTCTTCAAATCCTACCAAGCTCTTGGGGGACACAGAGCAAGTCACAAGAAGATTAAAGCCGCTTCCGCTGCCAATCCAAACCCGAATCGCATTGTTTACAAGCCCGAACCCGACCCAGAAATTAACCACAATGCAGGAAGTTCTTCTTTCGTAAAAACGCATGAATGCCCTGTTTGTTTCAGAGTCTTCTCATCTGGGCAAGCGCTTGGTGGACACAAGAGATCACATGTGACTGGTTCTGCAGCCATTAACTACACTCACCATCACACTCCATCTATGAAAAGCTTGGCAAAGCTTGGTGACAATATGATAGATCTTAATCTTCCTGCTCCTGTTGATGATGATGAGATGAGCCAAATCGAGCTTTCTGCGGTTTCTGATGCTGAATTTGTGAACCCAATTAGGCGATGA